The following DNA comes from Anopheles coustani chromosome 2, idAnoCousDA_361_x.2, whole genome shotgun sequence.
gaaaagaagaaatcaacgttttttatttaatggGTGCATATTGCTTCCTTTTACCTTAAGTAACATACGTTAATACTTACAGGCTTCCTTCACGCCAAACATCGATTCGTGTCCGACGTAGGCAATCATCATCACGGTAAACGATACCATCAAAATCATCGTTAGGCAGCCGTACAGAAAACGGACCGACCGGACTGTCATCCGCACGTCCCGCGGGTCGCTTCCGGTGTAACCCGCGATGGGCATAAGGGAAAACAGCTGGGCCATGAAAATCACCGGCGCAAGTGCCTCGTGGATGCTGCAGTCTCTTCTGGGACGCCCACCAATGCCAATGGTTTCCGTTTCCGTAGCCAACGCCGTCGAGGCGGTCGATGGTGGATCGACGAGGCGCATATTCGTCGACGGGCGCTTGACAGGAGTCACTTCCAGTGGCGTCATCACACCGAATGGCCGTGCTAGCATGACCTGAGGATAAtccgaacgaacaaacaaaccgtgATCACTACCGACGGGGCGGGCGAACGACAAATAGCCTCTCATTATGAAAGGTTAATCCTACCGAACTTTGGCTCGGGACTGGGCCAAAGGATTAGCACGGAGTAACACCGATAACAAGTTCCGTGTGTCCAGCGAGTGGACTCTACTGCAACCGACTGCTGTCCGAACAATAGACCACGACCAGGGTTAGGACCCCTAGCTGTTAGCCGATGGAAAATTGAATACTCGTGACAAACTATTGTAAACAGAACAATTATCTGGTCAGTGAATTATCTTCACTTTGAGCCTGGGAAACCGCACAGATGGGCCGCTGGTATCCGTTGGACGCGAGCCAAGTGAAACGGAAAGTTTCACTTAATAACGGTGCATATTTGACTTTgtgtgtttaatattttttcgccGCATATTCAAGACATAATGGATTCTTAGTAGCTCATCTAATTAGAGTACATTTTTTCCGTATATTTATTGATAGATACTAAATTTATAGCACAGTGAAATTGCGTTCCAGCAATCTGTCGGTTTCAGCCATGTAAACAGTGGGAAAATTATCAAACCATGTACGGATAATATCGAGAGAATCTAATCTATAGTATATAAAACATGTAAGCGAAGCTTCTAGCTCATTTAGTTTGTGCAGTGTTTGAAGCACTCATAGAGTGTTGCGTTTTTGTACAGAGAAAatgaatgtgaaaaataaaatgtttctcGATGTTGAAACAAACCATACTCTTCAACTAAGCCATGATTCTTTCTCTCCACGGTCAAGAAGTAACCAAGCCCAATGTGGAAGGTCAAAAACACCCTGACGACAAATTGAACGTATATTTCATCCCGTTGGAGTCTAACTCAACGGCAGTGCAAGATAACACTACTGTATCGGATGAAATAAAGTGGACCATTGAAGAATTTAGAATTTACATTGAACGTGCGTACCACGGTGTTGATCAATATCCGACTTTACGTTTCTGCAGGTGGAAGAAAGAACTATTACAACAACCATGAAGTACTTGGCGAGGTTCGACGTGAATTCAGAATGAGGGTTGAGAATGCACGAATATAGTAAACAAGTTTGGGAAACAGTGTTGAATCTTTCGACAAGATCCATTCGAATTGATTTGTGAATCTTGAAAGAGTAGATTGAATAACATATAAAAACGCTCCTACGAACACCTACAGAGTTGtgaaaactatttaaataaaGCACTACTTTACTTACGCAGCTCTCGTACGAATCATCgctcgcattttttttttttttttcatttactaCCAACATTTATATTCGGCAAATTATTTATAAATctcaaaatttcaaatagttAAAAAAGCTTCAACTgtcattcatgaatcttatTGAATCTTTTTGAAGATTTGGATTCATGAACTTGCCAATCCTCGTTGGAAGCGATTCAAAATAATGATGAATTCACCTGAAACCCGCAAAGTCAGGAAATCTAAGAGATTCAATGGTGTTAACAAAATGTAATTGGTTTAAACGGTTGAAACATGTAAATTGTAATGCAGTTACCAggtttgtaatatttttaaatattttatgaaactttttttttgccatacAACAGTTTTTTCCATGCAATGGACCTGCTAACTTAATACAAAAGGATCCGCGACCATTTAATCTACATATTAGGttatgttaatttaaaaaatatagtttTGAATATAGTTTccgaactaaaacaaaaataaccgaaaataacaaaaatctaAATAACTTTTTGGTATTTAACACAATCGTCTTAGTCCGCCAAACGTTTTCTACAACGTATACAAGAACTTGGGAAGCGACGAGGATCGGAATGCAAAACGGAAAATGgcgtttgtttaaaaaacttgCAAACAAGTGGAATATGAATCAGCCCGATGAAACATTTCCAGCTTTAAGAattatacccttattagacgaggaatgtatccgtcatatttttccatccttttactGTCAAAGAGAGCTCTGGCAGggcgtttgacataaaaatgatgtccgctcgtgtaataacgaaaagttccacaaaaaaggttttgcagttatttgatcattttcacgattcaatttagcgtattgttcatcctagagtaacgaacaaaatccGTTGATatcaacaaagcaaaaagtaaacaaatcgccactttgacatataaatgccagtcgaaagaaaatcggaaccggtcaTGCCTAattccgattttgaggaaggaatgtatctgtcaagAGCGTTTGGCAGATAacttctggaaaaatatgacaggTACATTCcttgtctaataagggtattaaACGTAAACTTTAAATTTAACATAATTCTGCTCTCAGCTGGAAgcaattatttaaacaaaaaattaaaaaattatgcaaGAAATATTTTGTAGAATCTAGTCGTCAAAAGTGCCGTTGCTTGACCTATTGATCTGGAAAACAATTCACTGTTGGGAAGTTCATTAGTCTTCCATTATTTACTTCAGTTTTTCCTCCAAGTTCGGCTTCGTACGGTTCCGTTTCACGGCAAAGACATCGGGTTCGTCGTTTCGCATTCTTCGTCATTCTCCACTTCCACATATTCATATTTTGCCATCAACATCTTCATGGCTGTCACTTCCGGTAACTTAATCACATCAAGTACTGAGTCCTGAGGACCGTGACCACTGCAGACGGGACGACAAATAACCAAACATTATAAAATGGTAATCCTACCGAGTGCCAGACTTTATCTCCGCACTAGGCGAATGGATTACCACGGAGTACCACTGATTACTCGTAGAGGGTGTCTAGCTGATGGTTGTAAATGGTTGTACTCACCACGTACTGTGTGTTGTAAACAGAACAATTATCCGATCAACTATCCATTTGCGCCTGGGAAACCTAGCGGATGGTTTGCATGCATCCCCAAGAAAAACGGGTTGCCGTCGGACGCAACATTGACGCTTCACTGATATGTTCCCAACAAGCGAGCTTGTATGCCAAAACTCCCCAAATAGTTGGTTCTGGATGATTGAAAGTCAACAGGTTTTAGACTCGCGTAGAATTTTCGGAGGCGTTTTGAATGAGGAAGCGAGGTGTTTGATTTATGGCAAGCTTTGTTCGATAAGTGTTATATTTAATTCAAGCACAATGGCCACAGTGGTCGTCCTTGAATCACCGAGCAAACAGATCCCGCTAATAACCGCCTGATAACAGGGAATAGTTGGACAACTTGTTTTGCTAACAGTTAAAATTGAATTGGTTCAAGTTAAAATTGTAAGTTTATTCTTCAACAAACATTTATCGATGCTTCATGCTTTTTGCTTGGTCTTGCTgtttggaatttgttttttttttatcatgaaaatattgttaatTCATTTCATGTCAGTTAAGTATATTCACATAaacttttgaaacaaaaataaatggctAACGTTAttccttcttcatcttccttcACCTTCTTTTTCTCCACTTTTGGTTGAACTTTCATTATGTTGAATTAAATCTCAATTTTATATTTGGAAATTTTACTAAGGTAAGAACAATTTTATACCATATCATTAACAGATCTAATTGGTAAAACGTTTCAAAATTAGTTTTccttaaaattatttccagtttccaaaacaaaatgagaaaaatttagttttttgtaTTGTTCAGTCCATATTATAGATAACAAAACACCAATTGGAATGAGTCTGTAACATTTGTCTACCAGCTTCATAAAATGTACGTATTGATGTCAATAAAATTTCCAACTTAGCAAATAGTGTGTAAATAcagaaattttattaatttaaattaatcgaaatagtttttaattgaaaaacaatgaacGAAGATAATTGCTTTCCTGAGAATATTATATAACCAACATATCTGAAGTGTTGGAATACAAACGGAACGTGCGACAGCCCACACTTGAATCTTGTTATTTATATTATGTATCTTTGAGACATCTTCAATGAAGTGCAAATATTGTCCAACATTTATTGAATGGAACTCCATTTTCAGTGGAGTGCTAGCTGGAATGGAATCCCCGTATGTGGGTCATGTAAAACAGtagaaaaataatccaattTTCTGCTGATAACATGGAGAGGATCTATTCGAAAGCGTATAAAACATGCAAGTGAACCTTCCGGGAATATTCAGAGCAGCTTTCGAAGCATTCGTTGAGTGTCGTCTTTATTGCGGAGCAATTCGAAAGTAAAATTAACATGTGTTACGGTGGATTCGCAAGCCGCTTTCTCGTGCTAGGCCTGTTACTAGGAATGATCCTGACTCTCGAAGCCaatgcacgatggagcgaagccgggataaaaatcaaaaattcatttttggatttcagaaaaatgacatatgttttcttaaactacaagatgaaactaagaaatgacccaaaaactagagcccctgttcttccaggttctgagaaacagcccgtcaaagtcaagatttgtgaaaatattgcgtgaaaaattgaaaaaaatccatcaactttgaaggtctgtaactcctataataatggtcggaatcgaatttcaagtaGAGTTTTGGAAAGctatattatcatgctttaaaattgttgacagtttaagtaaattgaaattgaaagtcacaaaatattaagcattgtttcgcaaaactccatgaatttttttaaattttctgtctttaaccttacgccatcgctaaggattgtgaaagattgtaatatgatgcatacccacttatagtctagaatgttttgtaacaataaatgataggtttttttgcgcatacgcgcgcatctgtACGTCattctgtactttatatgtgaagcttatagtttatcacctactaggcgtctccatcatgccatatgcagcatcatgtgtggtaagaaatatatgaaattctcattcaatcaAATATAGGTAgatgatcgtatcgtaaaaatgtgaagcagggtagtggttgaacatcacgtaaaagggaaaagacaagccaagtcaatggcaaagaatgaaatttggtttggtttgctttgaatgtattaggtcgctttttcttgttcttcagCTCACAAACTCATCTGTTTATACCCAGaattcctcggaataatgtaccctacactaacattttgttctgtttgtacccttacctgtaaaagttgaagttaatcttcaagagttggtgaatcacactgcgtgtagaataattgaaatgcaaaaagcagaaatcttgcggcacctttcatcttctttgtgtgagtcactaagcgtcgtattattgcgctcgtggggcattgacggatctagtggacacagcatttacaatcaaccgtttcatggttccggagaaaatactgcatcagacagtgatttactagtatcggcattaatgcctatccgtctttcgttcattagtgacGATTCAGGTATCATCTGGATTAACTTGATGCCACAAAGTGTaaggttttgcaggccaattgttATCGAGAttgcgaaagagtcaaaagataaagttatacaaacagtagacgaaatcaaaagccaaatagccaggttagttccttatacaattaagctaaatgaaacaagttatgtggcagtaaactattcatattacatgagtttaattgatggaaaaatattggcatatttaaccgacactctgtctatgcaaacatgttgtatatgtggtgcaaaaccaatagaaatgaacagtgCAGAGCACTTAGAATAGAATCTCGAGAATTTATAttatggaatatctccactgcactgtttgatggatttttcgaatgcttgctccacatttcgtacagaattggatttaaaaaatggagatCAATCAAGTATaatgatcgaaaaataaatgtattggagaaaaaaatttaaagtagatgaaccaaggcaaatgggtggaaatagtacgacgggaaatgtttgtcgtcgggatttttcaaacatagaaaaattgagtgatattttgcaaatagaaacaggacttatagaaaggtttcgaaatattttaatagccattacctgttcacagcctttaaatccaaaaacaatTAGTATATGttgcaaagacacatacatgttttacatacatcattacaaaacaaaatgcaaaaacaaaacatacaaaatgccttctactgtccacaaagttcttgcgcatgtaaaTGTCCCAGcaccattgggatccttaggagaggaagcagcagaaggtagaaataaaatataaagaagggatagaagagaataCGTCCGTCAAatgtaacgagaattcaatattaaagacatttttatgagagcattacaatcatccgatccatacatttcaacaatatctctggctaaattgtttaaaaattaaaaataaatcccatacccagacgtagtaaaaccctttttcgtagattacagctcctcaaatagtaatagtcccttgccaattcaaaaccaagaagataATGGTACAtgttcagaatattcagatagtagctcttcgttaggagacgttatgtccgcgttagatgctttgaatatcaattatattccagatgacaatattttgaatgaaagtttgtagtaaatttagtttgttttgtatcaaacttaaaaaaatctttaagttaatataaaaaagaaaattgaaaaaataatgcacccatagaaaattccTAAAATTTGTGGATTTTgtagcgccacctggcgggaatGTCctgaaacatcataatttcatgtaatataatagtattacacgatattacaatgaaaaaattgcaaaacatttgattccgaattttatcccggcaatttgctctttttgcTCCATAGTGCAATGGAGCCAACGAGACTGATGTTGAGCACCAGAATCAGCAAAGCGGTGATTTGTACGCAGATTTCAACTCGTTTGAACCCAATACGACGGTTTCCGAAGCGGCGGCTAAAATACCTATGTCAGATGTAATGAAGTGGTCCTTCATGAACATGTTCATGTATCAAAGCTGATCTATTCTATCAATATTTCAGGAAGTcgtattttgtttcttcaccTGGGTTGGTTCTGGAAATGGACAAGTTCCTTCCGGAGCGGTTGTAGGTGGACGGACCCCGAGTGGTGAAAATCTTTACATTGGACGTGTGTATCATGGTGACGCTCTGCTTCCGGGAAAAATTCATCCGAGTCACAAAAGGCTATACGTTTCTTCTGGTGGAAAAGAGCACTATTACAACAACTATGAAGTACTGGTCGAAGTTCGACGTGGATTTCGATTTATAGCTGAGGATGAagggaatgaatgaaaaaaaacctgaaaaACGTTCCTTGCACGGAGCAGTAGCACAGTTCAGCGCACCGAACAGTTTTCTTAGTGGTGTGTAATAATACAGAAATTCATATTTGACATTAATACAAtacaaaatacaataaaagaCTAAATGAGTCCTACGTTTTTCGGTCATGGCTACACCTCTTTTGCAACGATATACCTAAAGGAATGCATTTGGTGATGTGttatttttctaataaaatcaaggcataaataaaaaaattgttcgggatgaaccgtgtgataaggccatatGGGGTATCGAccgaaaaatgcaaatgagaattatttaaattcctttaaccttttttttaaactaaccgggtaggcggttgaacgggtgaaggttaaacaaaactaagaaCGATAgtcaaaaatcaatttcaattttttctcaaaactcCTGACCGCGAACAAAAAACTTctcatttttgtatggaacGAGGTCGGCTTAAATAAAATTAGGAGATTTTTAAAGCACTCGAGCAGTTTGTCGAGCAGAATTGCTGTTTTTAGTTCctaattttgtttcaaccCCTTcggcccatacaaaaatgaGGAGTTTATTTGTTCGCGCTGAGGAATTTTGAGAGATACCGTTAAGAAATGTTTAGCGGAATATGACTGCcacccgctaggcagctcgaaatatcatCCTGAAAACGTCCTTCGAGCGAACAAACAtcttacttttttgtatgggggtgAAACGCTCGTTTCGAGTTTTCGAGAAGTCGTCCtacttttcgagcaatcgtcctaCTTACCATACAAAATTGCTCAATTTTTGGTTCACGTAGCACGCTTTTTAGGACAATTTGCTCGAAATCGTCAAGCGGGTACGCCTAGGCTTTTGAGCTCAAATCTCTTAGGACCCACCTTGCAAAAAACCGCGAGCTGGAATGTCAACTTATGACCACGTGCTGGTACGTCACATGAGAGAACGCTTGAGAGAGTCTGCTATGGGCGGCTCTCCCACTCATGGGAAGTGGAGGGGGGTTCTACCGGTATAAAACCGTCGATCAGCAGATCGAAGGCTCTCTTCCTTTTTCGTTGATATTGCGGCGATCATCTTATCCGTGTCCTGCGTGAAACTCCTCTCCCTCTCGTTTTTAGTGTTCACCCCGCGACAGCCCTCTTTAGTTTTTGAGTACTTCGTGTAAGCTCTCTTTCGTTTTAGAGCTCTTCGTGAAAAAACTTCGCTTCGTGCTATACACTATTTCGATACTTCGTGTTGCTACAAACAGCCGCTTTCGCACCATTCGTTGAGTATCGAGTTTTATTGCGAAGCAAtttgaaagcaaaaataaaatgtgttacGGTAGAATCGCAAGTCGCTTTCTGTTTCTATGCGTGATGCTAGGGATGAGTCTTACCCTTCAAGCCAAAGGAGTCTACGAGACCGATGCTGAGCGCCAGAACGACCAACCCAACAATGCTCCAGTTAAAATACATAGTTCAGATGTAAGTGGTCCCTCCTAGAACATGTTTATGAATCGAGGCTATTCGTATGTATGAATCTTTCAGGAAAACACATCTTGTGGCTTCACCTGGGTTGGAGCTGGCAATGGAAATATTCCCCCCGGGGCGGTTGTAGGTGGACACACCTCGAAGGGTGAAAATCTGTATATTGCACGCGCGTATCATGGTGACGATCTACTTCCGGGCAAGATACTTCCGTCACACAAACAGGTTTATGTTTCTTATGCTGGGAAAGAGTATTCTTACAAAAACTACGAGGTACTTGTCGAAGCTCGGCGTGGAATCCGAATTAGAGCGGAGGATGCAGGAAAT
Coding sequences within:
- the LOC131264795 gene encoding uncharacterized protein LOC131264795; its protein translation is MEINQCNGANETDVEHQNQQSGDLYADFNSFEPNTTVSEAAAKIPMSDEVVFCFFTWVGSGNGQVPSGAVVGGRTPSGENLYIGRVYHGDALLPGKIHPSHKRLYVSSGGKEHYYNNYEVLVEVRRGFRFIAEDEGNE